ttccactacattattcaccgagtcccttactagagggccgggtacgtgatatgataatatgatattatgatgatatgacgatatgattatggcaccgagtcccataatgggccgggtacggtatcagtgtacactactctattcaccgagtcccttgctagagggccgggtatggtatatatatacatataacgatatattgatataattgtgacaccgagttccctaacgggccgggtatgatatatgatgatgatatgcatgtatttatttcataagacacaggtacagtgattagctcctgaatctttattgcagatgtgatctcctttacggtattttatgctttatatactccgtacatagttcgtactgaccccctttcttcggggggctgcatttcatgcccgcaggtacagatactcattttggagagccgccagcttaggattctactcaacgagtttgaagtgctccattgtctcggagcccaaactttgggtactaatccttataatgtatatatttgtgtatttaggggtacgacggggccctgtcccgtcatatgctattgttaatcctcttagaggtctgtagacatatgagtgagttgtatatagatgttgtccggtgtactagtatgacttatgtttttggacgtttacattcagaatggaagccttgtcggcttacatattatgttatcttatttttaaaaattaagactccccaagaaataggtgattttggtatatatataagtaacagtttgagacgacgtgctacccatataaatcttatatcatgtttaattgctgattgactatagataataggtgtgtatatgagggtccaattcggacactagtcacagggttaggtcgtgacaatttcATACTTGCCGCAAGATTTTTCTtacaataaattttttatttctattatattcgatacgcaagtagaaaaaaatatttttctaagaatatatgtacatatctaacacaaaaagagaaaaatataaattaaccGCGGAGGGTTAGATGGGGTGGATAtgaaactaataagtgatagtttagatatgaaactcacgCTTCTaatagtttatgtatgaaactcaaaaaagaagaatagtttaGGTGTGATTTTGACACTCATCTCTTCTAAAAATGGTATGAACCTACGTAAAAACTAGTTTTTAATGTTTCGAACTCGTCGTCATGAAGTAATTTAGAACATTTTTAATGTTTCAAACTCGTCACTGCGAAGTAATGTAGAACATTAAATATTGATTCCGCCTCTAATCATCCCACATTTTCTTCTCTTAATTTCTTTACTTTTAACAACATTTATTATTTCCCACCTATAATTTCAAGCTATATTCTATTCTTATACTCTTAAATCCATTCTGTTTTGCTCGCTCAATTCATATCATTTGAACCAACAACAATGGAGTATTTCATTTTCACAGCTTTCGCCATTCTACTCTCACTTTTCATCTTACGATTAACACGAAAAACCAAATTCAAAACCCTCAATCTTCCTCCCAGACCACCAGGTTGGCCGGTCGTCGGAAACCTCTTCCAAGTCGCCGGCTCCGGTAAGCAATTTTTCGAATACATTAGAGATCTCAAACCAAAATACGGTTCAATTTTCACACTAAAAATGGGTTCTCgaactatgattatgattaCCAGTGCTGATTTAGCTTATGAAGCTTTAATCGAAAAGGGGCAAATCTTCGCTAGCCGTCCTAGAGAAAACCCGACCCGAACTATCTTCAGCTGCAACAAATTCACCGTCAATGCGGCGGTTTACGGCCCGGTGTGGCGGTCATTGAGAAGGAATATGGTGCAAAACATGCTTAGTCCGAGTAGATTGAAGGAATTTCGCGATTGTAGAGAAATCGCGATGGAGAAATTGATCGAAAGGATTCGTTTGGATGCGAAGGAGAATAACGACGTCGTTTGGGTGCTGAAAAACGCGCGATTCGCCGTGTTTTATATTCTACTAGCGATGTGTTTTGGTGTTGAAATGAATGATGAGGAAATGATTGAAAAAGTTGATCAAATGATGAAGGATGTATTGATTGTGCTTgatccaaggatagatgattttcTTCCGATTTTGAGCTTATTTGTTGGTTACAAACAACGTAAAAGAGTAAAAGATGTTCGTAAGAGGCAAATCGAGACTCTCGTCCCTCTAATCGAGAAACGTCGTAGCGTTGTACAAAATCCTGGATCCAACAAGACTGCAGCCTCCTTTTCCTACCTAGACACTTTATTCGACGTCAAAATTGAAGGTATAGTATTTTAAATGTATTGCTATTTTATCTAAAAGTTTAAACGAACCGTTAAGAGAGACTGATAAGTTCaaaattcatttctttaacatatttacttaataattattttttttgacagGTAGAAAGTCAGGACCGACGAATCCAGAGCTTGTAACGC
This Solanum dulcamara chromosome 1, daSolDulc1.2, whole genome shotgun sequence DNA region includes the following protein-coding sequences:
- the LOC129899749 gene encoding cytochrome P450 77A1; this translates as MEYFIFTAFAILLSLFILRLTRKTKFKTLNLPPRPPGWPVVGNLFQVAGSGKQFFEYIRDLKPKYGSIFTLKMGSRTMIMITSADLAYEALIEKGQIFASRPRENPTRTIFSCNKFTVNAAVYGPVWRSLRRNMVQNMLSPSRLKEFRDCREIAMEKLIERIRLDAKENNDVVWVLKNARFAVFYILLAMCFGVEMNDEEMIEKVDQMMKDVLIVLDPRIDDFLPILSLFVGYKQRKRVKDVRKRQIETLVPLIEKRRSVVQNPGSNKTAASFSYLDTLFDVKIEGRKSGPTNPELVTLCSEFLNGGTDTTATALEWAIGRLIENPSIQKKMYEEIKTVVGDKKVDENDMEKMPYLNAVVKELLRKHPPTYFTLTHTVTKPVKLGGYDIPMDANVEFFVHGISHDPNIWSDPEKFDPDRFLSGREDADITGVKGVKMMPFGVGRRICPGLGMATVHVNLMLARMVQEFEWFAYPENSKVDFSEKLEFTVVMKNPLRAKVKPRI